ATGATTCCCGGCGAAATTATTACACCTGAAGGCGAAATTGAACTTAATGCAGGTCGTCAGACTATTAGATTGCAAGTAGCAAATAAAGGCGATCGGCCCATTCAAATTGGCTCCCATTTCCATTTTTATGAAGTTAACGAATCCCTTGAATT
This window of the Leptolyngbyaceae cyanobacterium genome carries:
- a CDS encoding urease subunit beta, which codes for MIPGEIITPEGEIELNAGRQTIRLQVANKGDRPIQIGSHFHFYEVNESLEFDREQARGMRLDIPAGTAVRFEPGDEKEVVLVPYVGSRQVYGFNGKINGAL